From Solea senegalensis isolate Sse05_10M linkage group LG16, IFAPA_SoseM_1, whole genome shotgun sequence:
acaggcTTCGACTGGTGAGTGCTCAGACACACTGGCTTATTGGCCGTTATACAACGACAGCTGTGCACAGTGTGTATTTATAATACACGTAGATCTATAACAGCGTGTTTACAGGTGTACTGTATGTCGCTAATTGCTCACAGTGGAGAGAAGTGTGGCTGTAGTTTGTCCTTGTGCTGAGCTCACAACATGCGAGTTGTTATGTAACAGTCCGCACTGACACTCAGCAGCCTCTGCTATTGTCTCGCTGCTCTGTTGTTATTAAGCGTTATAGCTGCTCCATTAGCTCGTTATTGAGATGgtgtatgtgcgtgcgtgtgtgtgggggggatgTAGCTGCTAACGACGTGCTAACGCTCAAACAGCCCGCGTTACTCAGATGGGGGAAAGCGAATGTAGCTCTGTTTTAGCATTTTCCCTCTCGAGaagaaacataaatatatatatatacacacacacaatggcggTAGACATTAAACAGTAATAGTAATAAACAGTAATTATTCTAAGGTAATGAGcgttatgataaaaaaaaagtgacattaaagTACAAAGATGTGTTTCCGCCCGGTTTCGAACCGGGGACCTTTCGCGTGTGAGGCGAACGtgataaccactacactacggaaactgATGACTGGTGTGACCCGGTCAAGATCCCCAACAGGATTTGTCAAGTTACAGACATTAAAATAGCACAATTAATAATGCTGTCTGTTATTTGCTGTTTATTTCATGTATAATATCTTATCTTTTGGTCATTTTGCAGACCATTCCAGTCACAGGGAGCAGCAAACTTAAAAGTGATCTTTCCATGTTCCTGACTAATTGaactgacaaaaaacaaactaatccTGTGACCACATGGACTTACTTTTTGACTAATAAAAGCCCAGGTGTGATGGCAGCAGACCTAAAatgcatttataaataaaaatgagccagCCAACACGATTATGTAAAAGGCAATggtgaatacattttaaagattgATTTTGCAGTTATAACCCCTATAACTGCCCCTCTATCAGTCATAGATTTTAGTAAGTCTGTTTCATCTTCAAGACGTCTCGCAGCACTACATGTGTTTGGGCAATGGTCATCAGCTTAACTCTGTAACCACACCACTGAAGTTTCCCCTGTTGTGTCTTGTCCTCAGCACCATGATGGATGAGCTGGTGCAGGACTTGGTGTCTGCACTGGAGCAGACCTCGGAGCAGACTAAGCTGGGGgagctgtgggaggaaatggTCTTGAGTCCACTGCAGCAGCGCAGGCAGATCCGCCGCCGCAGAGTCCGCAAGCGCTACCGCGAGTCCTCTCTTTATCCGACAGAGCACAGACGTTGCTGGATTGAGGCCTCAGAGTCCAGCTTGGACGAAGCCAAACAGTACAGGCAGGACTCTTCCTCAACCATCGCTGCCTCTTTGGCCAACTGCAGTGACTCTGATGACTTGACTTCAAACAACCATTGGCACTCCATCATGAGAGGTCCAGCCAGGATGAGGCAGCCCTCCTGGCCAGAGTCTGACTCTTTCGCCGAGAATAATCCAGGACGGCCCCTCAGGAGGCGAAGGAAGGTCAAACGTATGACCTCAGGTGTCGCGGTCAGCCTGCAGCAGAAGTTAAGTATTTCTGGTGTGGATGGGAAACGGAGGTTCAGGCCATCTAGGATGCAGCAATTGTCAGAATCGAAGAAGAGGTCTGGTGGTTGGATGGGAGCAGACAGACATACTGAAGGAGCCAGACTGATGGGGAAGAAATGCTGGAAGAGAAAGATGACCAACGAGCATGGAGATGGTGCAGATGAAAACATGTCTGAGGGGTAATGTTGTATTTTCTTCCTTGCTGTGTCTTTCCAATAGACTTTGACGTTAACTAGTAGTacctagtagtagtagtagtagtagtagtaatatttccttcctcactctgaccTTTCATAACAGGTTTGCCCCTGAACTTGTAGCATTGAGGGTTAAAAGGATGACGGCATTACGTTTTTAGAGATTTTAATGCACAACTGTTGCATTCATCTATCAATTAAGTTCATTATAATGATTTTTACAGAGACAGGCCTGCAAATAGTGATATTTAGGTTCCAAGAAAGAACAAAGATGTGAAAAT
This genomic window contains:
- the LOC122782591 gene encoding G patch domain-containing protein 2-like isoform X2: MMDELVQDLVSALEQTSEQTKLGELWEEMVLSPLQQRRQIRRRRVRKRYRESSLYPTEHRRCWIEASESSLDEAKQYRQDSSSTIAASLANCSDSDDLTSNNHWHSIMRGPARMRQPSWPESDSFAENNPGRPLRRRRKVKRMTSGVAVSLQQKLSISGVDGKRRFRPSRMQQLSESKKRSGGWMGADRHTEGARLMGKKCWKRKMTNEHGDGADENMSEGETSSTCSSDPGLFTNDEGRQGDDEQSDWFFEGECGAGAGVASLLPNWDSDNQLSLDDHPSPTFLQPAQPSKRGYHSRLKQLPGSAACCIRKDRRRISSKGSRMPVFVERLRHYSQDPYQRDFWRPSVGKRDRNQADEPHPRIVMHRKLQEE